A stretch of DNA from Pseudomonadales bacterium:
AGCACTTTCTGCAGCTTCTCGGTCTGAGGCACGATGTCTGCAGAATCCGGCCTGGGTTTTTTCACCGATGTGGGTTTGCCCGCGGCTTGCGTGGGCTTCTGCCGGTTACCAGCCCGCCGCCTGCCCGCCCCCTGATGGCCTTTGCCGGATGCCGGCTGCTTACCTTCGCGCGGCGGTCGCCCGGTCGGGGGTTTCGCGCGCGCCATGATCAGCGGGAGGCTGTAGGCAGAGGCACGACCTGGGCGCGACGACGCTCAGGCTTCGGGTCCTGTTCCTCATCCTTGCTGGTCCCGGCGGTCGATGCGTGGCCTGTTGTATCGGACCCGGTGCATTCTACGCCGCTTTCTGCGAGGGTTATTTCCAGCTCTACGTCTTCTTCGAACTCCGCAGCGGTGCTGTCTTCTGCTGTGCGGTCTTCCTCCGCCTCAGCGGCTTCCCGCGCCGCGGAGGCCTCTGTCGGATCAGCGCCGGTGTGCTCCAGCTCATCTTCGTCCGCCGCGTCTTCGTCTGCCGCGTCGATATCCACCGTGTCGTCGAGACTGCCACCGGTCATCTCGGCGGCTCCGTGCTCGACAACCTCCTCACCGTCTTCATCCAGGAAAACCGGTTCGATCAGAGCACGAATCTCCGCCAGAGGCGGCAGCTGGTCCAGACTCTTGAGATTGAAATAGTCGAGAAATTCCCGGGTGGTGCCGTACATGGCGGGTTTGCCCGGTACGTCGCGCTCGCCCACTACCCGAATCCAGTTCCGCTCGAGCAGTGTGCGCATGATGCTCTGACTGACACTGACCCCGCGAACCTGCTCGATGTCGCCGCGGGTGACAGGCTGGCGGTAGGCGATCAGCGAGAGGGTCTCGAGCAGCGCCCGGGAATAGCGCGGTGGCTTCTCCTCCCACAGCCGGCTGATCCATTCCGAAAGATCCTGCCGCACCTGGTAACGGAAACCCGACGCCACTCTGATCAGCTCATAGCCACGACCTTCACACTCGGTCTCCAGTATTCTGAGTACTTCGCGCAGCTGGTCTTTCACCGTGGCATCGTCCACTTCACCCGGCCGGAACAGCTTAACAAGCTGATCAATGGTAAGCGGCTCGTGTGCAGCGAGTAGAGCCGCCTCGACAATCTGCTTGAGTCTGGAATTCTCGATCACTGTTGCGCTCCTGCAGCCCGCAGATAGATGGGGCCGAATGTTTCGTTCTGCACGATCTCGAGCAGAGATTCGCGCAGCAGTTCCATCACCGCCAGAAAGGTCACCACCACGCCTCGCCGGCCTTCTTCCGGAGTAAACAGTGAGACAAAATTCAGGAAGTCATGCGTCTCGCTGACCCTCGACAGAATACTGACCATTCGCTCCCTGACAGACAGCGGTTCGAGCTGCACGGCATGACGCTGATACATGTCCGCCCGCTTCAGTACCTGAGCGAGCGCAAGCAGCATCTCCTTCAGATCGACCTGCGG
This window harbors:
- the scpB gene encoding SMC-Scp complex subunit ScpB; this encodes MIENSRLKQIVEAALLAAHEPLTIDQLVKLFRPGEVDDATVKDQLREVLRILETECEGRGYELIRVASGFRYQVRQDLSEWISRLWEEKPPRYSRALLETLSLIAYRQPVTRGDIEQVRGVSVSQSIMRTLLERNWIRVVGERDVPGKPAMYGTTREFLDYFNLKSLDQLPPLAEIRALIEPVFLDEDGEEVVEHGAAEMTGGSLDDTVDIDAADEDAADEDELEHTGADPTEASAAREAAEAEEDRTAEDSTAAEFEEDVELEITLAESGVECTGSDTTGHASTAGTSKDEEQDPKPERRRAQVVPLPTASR